A region of Mesorhizobium sp. AR02 DNA encodes the following proteins:
- the hisI gene encoding phosphoribosyl-AMP cyclohydrolase, translated as MSALEFPKAPSDKKALEEGAVFSPRFDAAGLLTVVVTDTEDGMLLMVAHMNAQALALTLETGIAHYWSRSRNALWKKGETSGNFQHVVEMRTDCDQDALWLRVKVLGHDATCHTGRRSCFYRTVGLIDGKRTLADDGSKPLFDAEITYRKPSS; from the coding sequence ATGTCGGCACTGGAATTTCCGAAAGCTCCATCAGACAAGAAGGCCCTGGAGGAAGGCGCGGTATTCTCACCGCGCTTCGACGCCGCCGGCCTTCTCACCGTCGTCGTCACCGATACCGAAGACGGCATGCTGTTGATGGTCGCGCATATGAATGCGCAAGCACTGGCGCTGACTCTGGAGACAGGCATCGCCCACTACTGGTCGCGCTCGCGCAACGCGCTTTGGAAAAAGGGGGAAACCTCCGGCAATTTCCAGCACGTCGTCGAGATGCGGACCGACTGCGACCAGGACGCATTGTGGCTGCGTGTGAAAGTGTTGGGCCACGACGCAACCTGTCACACGGGCCGGCGTTCATGCTTTTATCGGACGGTGGGGCTGATCGACGGCAAGAGGACGCTTGCCGACGACGGCAGCAAGCCGCTGTTCGATGCGGAAATCACGTATCGGAAGCCATCGTCTTGA
- a CDS encoding patatin family protein, whose product MMLEWASLRSRPDVREANGLTSSGGASETKSPRKTGISLALGGGCARGWAHIGVLRALDEAGIEVSMIAGTSIGALVGGCYLAGKLDELEEFARSLTKRRIFGLLDLNLRGSGLFGGMKLDARLREHVAGVRFEDLPKPFVCVASEIRTGHEIWLSSGSMITAMRASYALPGVFEPVNCNGRVLVDGALVNPVPVSVCRAYEQPLVVAVNLHYDLFGRAAVIKHSAGELVVEKDAPRAGRVDAEHHSHQTRLGITGVMVEAFNIIQDRISRARLAGDPPDMSLQPKLSHIGLTEFHRADEAIQLGYQATMAQIGELSRLQTVLA is encoded by the coding sequence ATGATGCTCGAGTGGGCGTCATTGCGTAGCAGACCAGATGTCAGGGAGGCCAACGGCCTGACCTCTTCCGGCGGCGCGTCCGAAACGAAATCTCCCAGGAAGACAGGAATTTCGCTCGCCCTGGGCGGCGGTTGCGCCCGAGGTTGGGCCCATATCGGCGTGCTGCGCGCGCTCGATGAAGCCGGCATCGAAGTTTCGATGATCGCCGGCACCTCGATCGGCGCGCTGGTCGGCGGCTGTTATCTCGCCGGCAAACTGGATGAGCTGGAAGAGTTTGCCCGCAGCCTCACCAAGCGGCGCATCTTCGGCCTACTCGATCTCAATCTGCGCGGCAGCGGCCTGTTCGGCGGCATGAAACTGGATGCGCGTCTGCGCGAGCATGTGGCCGGCGTCCGATTCGAGGACCTGCCCAAGCCATTCGTCTGCGTCGCATCGGAAATCCGCACCGGTCACGAGATCTGGCTGTCGAGCGGCTCGATGATCACGGCCATGCGCGCATCCTACGCACTGCCTGGCGTGTTCGAGCCGGTGAATTGCAACGGCCGCGTGCTGGTCGACGGCGCGCTGGTCAATCCGGTACCGGTTTCGGTCTGCCGCGCCTACGAGCAGCCGCTCGTCGTGGCGGTCAACCTCCACTACGATCTGTTCGGCCGCGCCGCCGTTATAAAGCACAGCGCCGGCGAATTGGTTGTCGAAAAGGACGCGCCGCGCGCCGGCCGTGTCGACGCCGAGCACCATTCGCATCAGACACGCCTCGGCATCACCGGCGTCATGGTCGAGGCCTTCAACATCATCCAGGACCGCATTTCGCGCGCCAGGCTTGCCGGCGATCCGCCCGACATGTCGCTGCAGCCCAAGCTTAGCCATATCGGCCTTACCGAATTCCATCGTGCCGACGAGGCAATCCAGCTCGGCTACCAGGCGACGATGGCCCAGATCGGCGAACTGAGCCGGCTGCAGACCGTTCTCGCCTGA